Proteins encoded in a region of the Methylosinus trichosporium OB3b genome:
- a CDS encoding DNA adenine methylase has translation MMEKDFDERPVEQTAPAAGWIGGKKQLAAHICELIESAPHKIYAEAFIGMAGVFLRRRFAAKVEAINDRDGDVAVFFRILQRHYQPFVEMLQWQVTSRAEFDRLARQDPALLTDLERAARFFYLQKLSFGGKVAGRTFGIDTSGPARFDTTKLGPALKAIHERLAGVTIDCLDWREFLKRWDRPETLFYLDPPYFGTENYYRAPFPREDHEALAEQLRALQGQFILTMNDCAATRAIYQGFALSAVELTYTAAGGRHGGKLAGEIIVSNLRPSGRLLV, from the coding sequence TCGATGAGCGTCCCGTCGAGCAGACCGCGCCGGCGGCCGGTTGGATCGGCGGAAAGAAGCAGCTTGCGGCACATATTTGCGAGCTGATCGAATCGGCTCCGCATAAGATCTACGCCGAGGCTTTCATTGGCATGGCCGGCGTCTTTCTTCGGCGCCGGTTTGCCGCGAAAGTCGAAGCGATCAATGATCGCGACGGCGATGTGGCAGTTTTCTTTCGTATTCTACAGCGCCACTACCAGCCATTCGTCGAGATGCTGCAATGGCAAGTGACGAGTCGCGCGGAATTCGATCGGCTGGCGCGACAAGACCCGGCGCTGCTGACCGACCTCGAGCGCGCAGCCCGCTTCTTCTACCTGCAAAAACTGAGCTTCGGCGGCAAGGTCGCAGGTCGGACGTTCGGAATCGACACGTCAGGCCCCGCGCGGTTCGATACGACGAAGCTGGGGCCGGCCTTGAAAGCCATTCATGAGCGGCTCGCGGGCGTCACGATCGATTGTCTCGACTGGCGCGAGTTCTTGAAGCGCTGGGATCGGCCTGAGACGCTGTTCTATCTCGACCCGCCCTATTTCGGGACCGAGAATTACTATCGGGCGCCCTTCCCGAGAGAGGATCATGAAGCGCTCGCAGAGCAGCTGAGAGCGCTGCAAGGGCAATTCATCCTCACGATGAATGATTGCGCGGCCACCCGCGCAATCTACCAGGGCTTCGCGCTCTCGGCCGTGGAGCTCACCTATACCGCCGCCGGCGGACGCCACGGCGGCAAGCTCGCCGGCGAGATCATCGTCTCGAATTTGCGGCCGAGCGGCAGACTGCTCGTTTAG
- a CDS encoding TIGR02594 family protein, whose protein sequence is MTNASIDARAIQRALRMHGQDIAVDGEIGPKTRSAIYAVVQGKVGAAAHWSAERLMIAFEQIMLADAGIYKGAIDGVAGPLTSAALAMWQNAGQDAVAAPADVSKSSLPPWITIARSYIGTHEGVGTKDNPAVLEMFSAAGHPEIKHDSVAWCAAFVGACLRKAGQTPSGTLWALDYAKWGQALLAPIVGAIATKKRDGGGHVFFVVDFDGASVWGLGGNQSDQVSIVRYPRSAIYSYAWPRGALKPADLHAGAFRGGAVAAGREA, encoded by the coding sequence ATGACGAATGCGTCGATCGACGCGCGCGCGATCCAACGCGCGCTCAGAATGCATGGACAGGATATCGCCGTCGATGGCGAGATCGGGCCGAAGACGCGCTCGGCGATCTATGCGGTGGTGCAAGGCAAGGTGGGCGCCGCGGCTCATTGGAGCGCGGAACGGCTGATGATCGCATTCGAACAGATCATGCTCGCGGACGCGGGGATCTACAAAGGCGCGATCGACGGCGTCGCCGGGCCTTTGACGAGCGCCGCGCTCGCGATGTGGCAGAATGCGGGCCAGGACGCGGTTGCAGCGCCTGCGGACGTCTCGAAGTCTTCCTTGCCGCCGTGGATCACGATCGCGCGGTCTTACATCGGAACGCACGAGGGCGTTGGAACCAAGGATAATCCAGCAGTCCTCGAAATGTTCTCGGCCGCCGGCCATCCTGAGATCAAGCACGACTCGGTGGCGTGGTGCGCGGCCTTCGTCGGCGCGTGTCTTCGCAAGGCCGGGCAGACGCCGAGCGGGACGTTGTGGGCGCTCGACTATGCCAAATGGGGCCAAGCGCTCTTAGCGCCGATCGTCGGCGCCATCGCGACGAAGAAGCGCGACGGCGGCGGCCATGTGTTTTTCGTGGTCGACTTCGACGGGGCCTCGGTCTGGGGCCTCGGCGGCAACCAGTCCGACCAGGTCAGCATCGTGAGATATCCGCGCTCGGCGATCTACTCATATGCATGGCCGCGTGGCGCGCTGAAGCCAGCCGATCTGCACGCCGGCGCGTTCCGCGGCGGCGCCGTCGCAGCGGGCCGCGAGGCCTGA